One Methanocaldococcus villosus KIN24-T80 genomic window carries:
- the mtnA gene encoding S-methyl-5-thioribose-1-phosphate isomerase, giving the protein MKIKKKIKSEILLKPIIWEDNKLILIDQRKLPHKLEYYVCHNYKDVAFAIKEMVVRGAPAIGVAAAYGLALAEINEDDIEEAYKTLKNTRPTAINLFYALDRCMKAYKEGKSILEEAKRIHEEDIHVCKKIGEVGEKLIDDGDVILTHCNAGALATSMYGTALSVIRHAFWNGKKIIVIVDETRPRLQGALTAFELKYEGIPYKVITDNTAGFLMQKGEVDKIIVGADRILKNGTVYNKIGTYSLAVLAKYHDIPFYVAAPLSTFDLKSKEEDVIIEERDKKEVLYLKDILLFPEGSDCYNFAFDKTPAELITGIITEKGVVKPNEIMKLFK; this is encoded by the coding sequence ATGAAAATAAAGAAGAAAATAAAGAGTGAGATCTTGCTGAAACCAATTATTTGGGAAGATAATAAATTAATTTTAATAGACCAGAGGAAATTACCACATAAGTTGGAGTATTATGTTTGCCATAATTATAAAGATGTGGCTTTTGCAATAAAAGAAATGGTTGTTAGAGGAGCTCCTGCTATTGGAGTAGCAGCTGCTTATGGCTTAGCATTGGCTGAAATAAATGAAGATGATATAGAAGAGGCTTATAAAACATTAAAAAACACACGTCCCACTGCAATTAATCTTTTTTATGCATTAGATAGATGTATGAAAGCATATAAAGAGGGAAAATCTATATTAGAAGAAGCTAAAAGGATTCATGAAGAAGATATTCATGTTTGCAAAAAAATTGGGGAAGTTGGAGAAAAGTTAATAGATGATGGAGATGTTATATTAACACACTGTAATGCTGGAGCTTTGGCTACATCTATGTATGGTACAGCTCTATCAGTTATAAGACATGCCTTTTGGAATGGTAAGAAAATAATTGTTATAGTAGATGAAACTCGACCAAGATTGCAAGGAGCACTAACAGCTTTTGAATTAAAATATGAAGGAATACCATACAAAGTTATAACTGATAATACAGCAGGATTTCTAATGCAGAAAGGAGAAGTGGATAAGATAATAGTGGGAGCTGATAGGATACTAAAAAATGGAACAGTTTATAATAAAATAGGAACCTACAGCTTAGCAGTTTTGGCAAAGTATCATGACATTCCATTTTATGTAGCAGCTCCATTATCAACATTTGATTTAAAAAGTAAAGAGGAAGATGTAATAATAGAAGAGAGGGATAAAAAAGAGGTTTTATACTTAAAAGATATCCTTCTTTTCCCTGAAGGTAGTGATTGTTATAATTTTGCTTTTGATAAAACACCAGCTGAATTAATAACAGGAATTATTACAGAAAAAGGTGTTGTAAAACCTAATGAGATAATGAAATTATTTAAATAA
- a CDS encoding 50S ribosomal protein L3 — protein MPKTKRPRRGSLAFSPRKRAKRPVPRIRSWPDEERVRLQAYPVYKAGMTHVFIKEDNQKSPRAGQEVFTAATILEAPPINVFGIRVYGRNERNYLTTLTEIWADEFDKELERKIKLPKKEDRKTVDYLDEIKDRIEDVRVLVHTNPKLTCLPKKKPEILEIRIGGKSLEERLNYAKQILGKQLNITDVFQEGELVDTIGVTKGKGFQGVVKRWGVKIQFGKHARQGVGRHVGSIGPWTPKMIMWTVPRPGQMGYHQRTEYNKRILKIGNNGEEITPKGGFPHYGVIRNNYVLLKGSVQGPAKRLIVLRSAIRPSEPLIKVPEITYISTTPKK, from the coding sequence ATGCCAAAAACTAAAAGACCAAGAAGAGGTTCTTTAGCATTTAGCCCAAGAAAAAGAGCTAAAAGACCAGTTCCAAGAATAAGAAGTTGGCCAGATGAAGAGAGAGTTAGATTACAAGCATATCCTGTCTATAAAGCAGGAATGACTCATGTATTTATAAAAGAAGATAATCAAAAAAGCCCAAGAGCTGGGCAAGAAGTATTTACAGCAGCAACAATATTAGAAGCTCCTCCAATCAATGTATTTGGAATAAGAGTTTATGGAAGAAATGAGAGGAATTATTTAACAACTTTAACTGAAATATGGGCAGATGAGTTTGATAAAGAATTAGAGAGAAAAATAAAACTGCCTAAAAAAGAAGATAGAAAAACTGTTGATTATTTAGATGAGATAAAAGATAGGATAGAAGATGTTAGGGTATTAGTTCATACAAATCCAAAATTAACATGCTTACCAAAGAAAAAACCAGAAATATTGGAAATTAGAATAGGTGGAAAAAGTTTAGAAGAAAGATTAAACTATGCTAAGCAGATATTAGGTAAGCAATTAAACATAACTGATGTTTTCCAAGAAGGTGAATTAGTTGACACTATAGGAGTAACAAAAGGTAAAGGATTCCAAGGAGTTGTAAAGAGATGGGGAGTTAAAATACAGTTTGGAAAACATGCTAGACAGGGAGTAGGAAGACATGTAGGGTCTATAGGACCATGGACTCCAAAAATGATTATGTGGACAGTTCCTAGACCAGGGCAAATGGGGTATCATCAGAGGACTGAATATAATAAAAGAATATTAAAAATAGGAAACAATGGAGAAGAGATCACTCCAAAAGGAGGATTCCCACACTATGGAGTTATAAGAAATAATTACGTCCTATTAAAAGGTTCTGTTCAAGGGCCAGCTAAAAGATTAATTGTATTAAGATCAGCTATTAGGCCATCTGAACCATTAATAAAAGTTCCTGAAATAACATATATAAGTACAACACCAAAAAAATAA
- a CDS encoding (5-formylfuran-3-yl)methyl phosphate synthase — protein MLLLVSPINKEEAIEAIEGGADIIDVKNPKEGSLGANFPWIIREIREVTPRHLLVSATVGDVPYKPGTVSLAALGAAMSGADYIKVGLYGVKNYNQAVDLMKHVVKAVKDYDADKIVVAAGYADAYRVNAVDPLIIPKIARDSGADVAMIDTAIKDGKTLFDFLNKEILEEFVDESHSYGLKCALAGSIKKEHIPILKSIKTDIVGVRGAACKGGDRNSGRIDRELVRELKSLCL, from the coding sequence ATGTTATTATTAGTTAGCCCTATCAATAAAGAAGAGGCTATAGAGGCTATAGAAGGTGGAGCTGATATAATAGATGTTAAAAACCCAAAAGAAGGATCATTAGGAGCAAACTTTCCTTGGATAATTAGAGAGATTAGGGAAGTTACACCTAGACATTTATTGGTTAGTGCTACTGTAGGAGATGTACCATATAAACCAGGTACTGTTTCATTAGCTGCATTGGGTGCAGCTATGAGTGGAGCTGATTATATAAAAGTAGGCCTTTATGGAGTTAAAAATTACAATCAAGCTGTAGATCTTATGAAACATGTAGTTAAAGCTGTTAAAGATTATGATGCAGATAAAATTGTTGTTGCAGCAGGTTATGCAGATGCTTATAGAGTTAATGCTGTTGATCCATTAATAATTCCAAAAATAGCAAGAGATAGTGGAGCAGATGTAGCAATGATTGATACAGCTATAAAAGATGGAAAAACATTATTTGACTTCTTAAATAAAGAGATATTAGAAGAATTTGTTGATGAATCCCATAGTTATGGGTTAAAGTGTGCTTTAGCTGGATCTATTAAAAAAGAACATATACCTATATTGAAAAGTATAAAAACTGATATTGTAGGTGTTAGAGGAGCAGCATGCAAAGGTGGTGATAGAAACAGTGGAAGAATAGATAGAGAATTAGTTAGAGAATTAAAATCTCTTTGCTTATAA
- the psmA gene encoding archaeal proteasome endopeptidase complex subunit alpha yields the protein MMQIVPPTAYDRAITVFSPEGRLYQVEYAREAVRRGTTAIGITFKGGVILAVDRKITSKLVKIKSIEKIFRIDDHVIAATSGLVADARVLIDRARLEAQIYRLTYGEEIPIELLAKKICDIKQAYTQHGGVRPFGVSLLIAGIDKDNEPRLFETDPSGALIEYKATAIGSGRQIVMELLEKEYRDDIELDEALNLAIKGLTKANEEIKAENVDVCILTSTSGFERIEVDKIREIIESVKKELENENKEENKE from the coding sequence ATTATGCAGATAGTTCCACCTACAGCTTATGACAGAGCAATTACTGTTTTTAGTCCAGAGGGGAGATTGTATCAAGTTGAGTATGCAAGAGAAGCAGTAAGAAGAGGTACTACAGCTATAGGTATAACTTTTAAAGGAGGGGTAATTTTAGCAGTTGATAGAAAAATAACTAGTAAACTGGTAAAAATAAAATCAATTGAAAAGATATTTAGAATAGATGATCATGTTATTGCTGCTACATCTGGATTGGTTGCTGATGCAAGAGTTTTAATAGATAGAGCTAGATTAGAGGCTCAGATATATAGATTAACATATGGAGAAGAAATACCAATAGAACTTTTGGCTAAAAAGATATGTGACATTAAGCAGGCATATACACAACATGGTGGTGTTAGACCTTTTGGAGTGTCTCTTTTGATTGCTGGAATTGATAAAGATAATGAGCCTAGATTATTTGAAACAGATCCTAGTGGAGCTTTAATAGAGTATAAAGCTACAGCTATTGGTAGTGGTAGGCAAATAGTTATGGAGTTACTTGAGAAAGAATATAGAGATGATATTGAATTAGATGAAGCTTTAAACCTAGCTATAAAAGGCTTAACAAAAGCTAATGAAGAGATAAAAGCTGAGAATGTTGATGTTTGTATTTTAACAAGTACTTCAGGATTTGAAAGAATAGAAGTAGATAAGATAAGGGAAATTATAGAATCTGTTAAAAAAGAATTAGAAAATGAAAATAAAGAAGAAAATAAAGAGTGA
- a CDS encoding 50S ribosomal protein L23: MDPFDVIKYPIVSEKTLRLIENENKLVFIVDRRATKQDIKRAMKELFDVEVEKVNTLITPKGEKKAYVKLKKDYDASKIAASLGIY; encoded by the coding sequence ATGGATCCATTTGATGTTATAAAGTATCCAATAGTTTCTGAAAAAACATTAAGATTAATAGAAAATGAAAACAAGTTAGTGTTTATTGTTGATAGAAGAGCCACAAAGCAAGATATAAAAAGAGCTATGAAAGAGCTTTTTGATGTGGAAGTAGAAAAGGTAAATACATTAATCACTCCAAAAGGAGAAAAAAAGGCTTATGTAAAATTGAAGAAAGACTATGATGCTAGTAAAATTGCTGCAAGTTTAGGAATATACTAA
- the rpsS gene encoding 30S ribosomal protein S19 — translation MANPRARRKRKKQVVAKQVEFRYRGYTLEELQKMPLKEFIKLLPARQRRSLLRGLTPQQKKLAYKIKRARRLLNKGKEPRIIRTHCRDFIITPDMVGLTFGVYNGKEFVEVKVTPEMIGHYLGEFALTRKPVKHGAPGVGATRSSMFVPIK, via the coding sequence ATGGCTAATCCCAGAGCTAGAAGAAAAAGAAAGAAACAGGTTGTTGCTAAACAGGTTGAATTTAGATATAGAGGATATACTTTAGAGGAATTACAAAAAATGCCTTTAAAAGAGTTTATTAAACTTCTACCTGCAAGACAGAGAAGAAGTTTATTAAGAGGGTTAACACCACAGCAGAAAAAATTAGCTTATAAAATTAAAAGAGCTAGGAGATTATTAAATAAAGGAAAAGAGCCAAGAATAATAAGAACACACTGCAGAGATTTTATAATCACCCCTGACATGGTAGGTTTAACATTTGGAGTTTATAATGGAAAAGAGTTTGTTGAAGTTAAAGTTACTCCTGAAATGATTGGTCATTACTTAGGAGAATTTGCTCTGACAAGAAAACCAGTCAAGCATGGAGCTCCTGGAGTTGGAGCTACAAGAAGTTCTATGTTTGTCCCAATCAAATAA
- a CDS encoding PIN domain-containing protein, with amino-acid sequence MKGEVVLKNNSAVLDTSIIITGVINKLLMNKKIKNLKSIIIPLCVISEIRNLANDKGKRKADGIKGFKEIENLLNICKDFGIDIKYDGRRPNPDEIKLARDGELDDLIIDVAENTSSTLLTCDRVQYLTAVARKIDSCLYSPKGDLIKKKFFYDYEDRIRNIAKELYGAFVGYENNLPIILMSEQTYKMGYSEGIYNKDGIRFKLTADEHIVEKIPTVLQYLPKPEAIKIAKENNLKFLGYKKGVPIFYNPNVEEKICILGGRGIFIKLTNKKSLENVKI; translated from the coding sequence ATGAAAGGGGAAGTAGTTTTAAAGAACAACTCTGCTGTTTTAGATACCAGCATTATTATTACAGGAGTTATAAATAAATTATTAATGAATAAAAAAATTAAAAATTTAAAATCAATAATAATTCCACTTTGTGTAATATCAGAAATTAGAAATCTTGCTAATGACAAAGGAAAAAGAAAAGCTGATGGAATTAAAGGATTTAAAGAAATTGAAAATTTATTAAATATATGTAAAGATTTTGGAATTGATATAAAGTATGATGGCAGAAGGCCTAATCCTGATGAGATAAAATTAGCTAGAGATGGAGAGTTAGATGATTTAATAATAGATGTTGCTGAGAATACATCCTCAACACTATTAACCTGTGATAGAGTCCAATATCTAACAGCTGTTGCAAGAAAAATTGATTCTTGTCTATATTCTCCAAAAGGGGATTTAATTAAAAAGAAATTTTTTTATGATTATGAAGATAGGATAAGAAATATTGCAAAAGAACTTTATGGAGCTTTTGTAGGTTATGAAAATAACTTACCAATAATATTAATGTCTGAACAAACATATAAGATGGGTTATAGTGAAGGAATATATAATAAAGATGGAATTAGATTTAAATTAACTGCTGATGAACATATTGTTGAAAAAATTCCTACAGTTCTTCAATATCTTCCAAAACCAGAAGCTATTAAAATAGCAAAAGAAAATAACTTAAAGTTTCTGGGATATAAGAAAGGAGTGCCTATTTTTTATAATCCAAATGTTGAAGAGAAAATATGTATATTAGGTGGTAGGGGAATATTTATAAAATTAACTAATAAAAAATCTTTAGAAAATGTAAAAATATAA
- the rpl4p gene encoding 50S ribosomal protein L4 encodes MEANVYNLNGEVIKKIELPEIFETEYRPDLIKRAFLSAFTAKLQPKGTDPLAGKRRSAESWGKGYGLARVPRLPGGRAALAPMAVGGRRAHPPKVEKILWERINKKERIKAIKSAIAATANIDLVRERGHRFSIEELPIVVENEFENIKKTKEVFEIFKKLKIDEDVIRAKEGKKIRAGKGKMRGRRYKKPKSVLVVVGDRCDAILACRNLAGVDVITAKDLSILHLAPGGKAGRLTLWTENAIEKLKERF; translated from the coding sequence ATGGAGGCAAATGTATATAATTTAAATGGAGAAGTAATTAAAAAAATTGAACTGCCAGAGATATTTGAAACAGAATATAGACCTGATTTAATAAAAAGAGCTTTCTTGTCTGCTTTTACAGCTAAGTTACAGCCAAAAGGTACTGATCCATTAGCAGGAAAAAGGAGATCTGCTGAAAGTTGGGGTAAAGGTTATGGATTAGCAAGAGTTCCAAGATTGCCTGGAGGAAGAGCTGCATTAGCTCCAATGGCTGTTGGGGGTAGAAGAGCTCATCCTCCAAAAGTAGAAAAGATATTATGGGAAAGAATTAACAAGAAAGAAAGAATCAAAGCAATAAAATCAGCTATTGCTGCAACAGCAAATATTGATCTTGTAAGAGAGAGAGGTCATAGATTTAGCATTGAAGAGCTTCCAATAGTTGTAGAGAATGAATTTGAAAATATTAAGAAAACAAAAGAAGTGTTTGAAATATTTAAAAAATTAAAAATAGATGAAGATGTAATAAGAGCTAAAGAAGGGAAGAAAATAAGAGCTGGAAAAGGAAAAATGAGAGGTAGAAGATACAAGAAACCAAAGAGTGTTTTAGTTGTTGTTGGGGATAGGTGCGATGCTATTTTGGCCTGCAGAAACTTAGCTGGTGTTGATGTTATAACAGCTAAAGATTTAAGTATTCTCCACCTTGCTCCAGGAGGAAAAGCTGGAAGATTAACTCTATGGACAGAAAATGCTATTGAAAAGTTAAAAGAGAGATTCTAA
- a CDS encoding phosphoribosylanthranilate isomerase: MKIKICGITNKEDLVYIANKVHAVGFIIDVPVKTPRKITLDKAIELKQYLPIFTSLVAVIMPESLEEVLNIYKNLKPHAIQLHGFENLDFVKEIYKLKKEGIIDSSVIKVIHISEEDDFNSILKKTKEFEKYVDAILVDTKIEKIKIIGKTHNWEVSKRLRESIKKPLILAGGINKDNVIEAIKKVKPYAIDVSSSLESEPGKKDFKKVDEFLEVVKKFI, from the coding sequence TTGAAAATTAAAATATGTGGGATTACAAATAAAGAGGATTTGGTATATATAGCTAATAAAGTTCATGCTGTAGGTTTTATAATAGATGTTCCTGTAAAAACTCCAAGAAAAATAACATTAGATAAGGCTATTGAATTAAAGCAATATCTTCCTATATTTACCTCATTAGTGGCTGTAATTATGCCAGAAAGTTTAGAAGAGGTATTAAATATTTATAAAAATTTAAAACCACATGCTATTCAGCTACATGGGTTTGAAAATTTAGATTTTGTTAAAGAAATTTATAAATTAAAAAAAGAAGGAATTATTGATAGTAGTGTTATAAAGGTTATTCACATCTCTGAAGAAGATGATTTTAATTCAATATTAAAGAAAACTAAAGAATTTGAAAAATATGTAGATGCTATTTTAGTTGATACAAAAATAGAAAAAATAAAAATTATTGGAAAAACACATAATTGGGAAGTTTCAAAGAGATTAAGGGAAAGTATAAAAAAACCACTGATTTTAGCTGGTGGAATAAATAAGGATAATGTAATTGAGGCTATTAAAAAGGTAAAACCATATGCAATTGATGTTTCATCATCTTTAGAATCAGAACCAGGGAAAAAGGATTTTAAAAAAGTGGATGAATTTTTAGAAGTAGTTAAAAAGTTTATTTAA
- a CDS encoding 50S ribosomal protein L2 produces the protein MGKRLVQQRRGKGGSVYRCPSHKRRGAAKYRKYDDLEKNGKVVGKIIDILHDPGRSAPVAEVEFETGEKKIMLVPEGMKVGDIIECGVSADIKPGNVLPLYKIPEGTPIFNIETIPGDGGKLVRAGGCYAHVLTHDHENEKTYVKLPSGKIRVFDSKCRATIGVVAGGGRLEKPLVKAGKAYWKYKATGVKWPRVRGVAMNAVDHPFGGGRHQHTGKPTTVSRRMPPGRKVGHIAARRTGVRK, from the coding sequence ATGGGTAAAAGATTAGTACAACAGAGGAGAGGTAAAGGAGGGTCTGTATATAGGTGCCCTTCTCATAAAAGAAGAGGAGCTGCAAAATATAGAAAGTATGATGATCTTGAAAAAAATGGTAAAGTAGTTGGAAAAATAATAGATATTCTTCATGATCCAGGAAGATCTGCTCCTGTAGCAGAAGTTGAATTTGAAACTGGAGAAAAAAAGATCATGCTAGTTCCAGAAGGTATGAAAGTTGGAGATATTATAGAGTGTGGAGTTTCAGCAGACATAAAGCCAGGTAATGTATTGCCATTATATAAAATTCCTGAAGGGACTCCTATATTTAACATAGAAACAATACCTGGAGATGGAGGAAAGCTTGTTAGAGCTGGAGGTTGTTATGCTCATGTATTAACTCATGATCATGAAAATGAAAAAACTTATGTTAAACTTCCATCTGGTAAAATAAGGGTTTTTGATTCAAAGTGTAGAGCCACTATAGGAGTTGTAGCTGGAGGAGGAAGATTAGAGAAACCTCTTGTTAAAGCTGGTAAAGCTTATTGGAAATACAAAGCTACTGGTGTTAAATGGCCAAGAGTTAGAGGAGTAGCAATGAACGCTGTTGACCACCCATTCGGTGGAGGTAGACACCAACACACTGGTAAGCCTACAACAGTTTCAAGAAGAATGCCACCAGGAAGAAAAGTTGGTCATATTGCTGCAAGAAGAACTGGAGTTAGAAAATAA
- a CDS encoding CBS domain-containing protein, with translation MVATIPVLVIMKKPVIVSGDVSIDKIAKIMIDENIPCVLVIKKDNSIEKVDEEDIIKKVIIKKLSPEKVKTEDISSPKIIKVHKNTPVEEAMEIMSKNKVKELFVVDDDGKIIGMITEEDVVNVAPDIINTLESLINHLLEIVDEVLEEEKKEKKIVRIPIN, from the coding sequence ATGGTTGCCACGATCCCTGTATTAGTTATTATGAAAAAACCTGTAATTGTTAGTGGGGATGTATCCATTGATAAAATTGCAAAAATTATGATAGATGAGAACATTCCTTGTGTCTTAGTTATAAAAAAAGATAATTCTATTGAGAAAGTTGATGAAGAGGATATTATTAAAAAAGTAATTATAAAAAAACTCTCTCCAGAAAAAGTAAAGACTGAAGATATATCATCTCCAAAAATTATAAAAGTGCATAAAAACACTCCTGTAGAAGAGGCTATGGAAATCATGAGTAAAAACAAAGTTAAAGAATTGTTTGTTGTTGATGACGATGGAAAAATAATAGGTATGATAACAGAGGAAGATGTTGTTAATGTAGCTCCTGATATAATAAACACTTTGGAATCATTAATAAATCATCTGTTGGAGATAGTTGATGAAGTTTTAGAAGAAGAGAAAAAAGAGAAGAAAATAGTAAGGATACCAATAAATTAG